The Thermomicrobiales bacterium genome includes a window with the following:
- a CDS encoding metallophosphatase family protein — MTNTKRLAILSDAHGNLAALQAVLAEVDRRGPFDTLVGGGDYVLGGAFPSETLALVIERGLECVRGNTDEWLVEAATGGKQPATGYTPEQAHTGVLREMDEWAAAHLNADQLEFLKGLPLRWETTGPSGQTIVFVHATPWSTHPGVLPDAPEDVAERMLDEAGSPMLLYGHIHHAYIRTIGDRTLACVGSIGMPFDGDWRPCFAIAADDGTGWRVEHVRVPYDQAAYLTALAESGVPNADGTIASIRERGGVAPAG, encoded by the coding sequence GTGACGAACACGAAGCGACTGGCGATCCTGTCCGATGCACATGGCAACCTGGCGGCACTGCAAGCCGTCCTCGCTGAGGTCGACCGTCGCGGCCCGTTCGACACGCTGGTCGGTGGTGGGGACTACGTGCTGGGCGGGGCATTTCCGAGCGAGACGCTGGCGCTGGTTATCGAGCGCGGCCTGGAGTGCGTGCGCGGCAATACTGACGAATGGCTCGTCGAGGCAGCGACTGGTGGCAAGCAGCCAGCGACTGGCTACACTCCCGAGCAGGCGCACACTGGTGTGCTGCGTGAGATGGACGAGTGGGCTGCAGCGCATCTCAACGCCGATCAGCTGGAGTTCCTGAAAGGTCTGCCGCTGCGCTGGGAGACGACCGGACCGAGCGGGCAGACGATTGTCTTCGTCCACGCGACGCCGTGGAGTACGCACCCAGGCGTGCTACCCGACGCACCCGAGGATGTCGCCGAGCGGATGCTCGACGAGGCTGGATCACCGATGCTGCTCTACGGCCACATCCACCATGCATACATCCGCACCATCGGGGACCGCACGCTTGCCTGTGTTGGGAGCATCGGTATGCCGTTCGATGGCGACTGGCGACCGTGCTTCGCGATCGCCGCGGACGATGGTACTGGCTGGCGGGTGGAACACGTCCGCGTCCCGTACGACCAGGCGGCGTACCTCACGGCGCTGGCCGAATCCGGCGTGCCGAATGCTGACGGCACGATTGCTTCGATCCGCGAGCGCGGCGGGGTCGCCCCGGCCGGTTGA
- a CDS encoding penicillin-binding transpeptidase domain-containing protein: MFKKRKRMEFARPGERRRHEEHDSADNQISRRVLLARGAIGVGFAALGGKLWQMQIAEGNEFRRIARENVVEFQRLKAPRGRILDRAGKPLAENRRSWNVEVVQSRLPEDKAQRQQILDSVAQRLALGKALVIDRALVPVGSEAAVVNAVSKRLEVDSAALIAKLTRTEDAMLMLRENLSDQDADGYTQSMMDIPGVRVVQTIDFLLANHPLEDLPLAIKKDVEQEVALELASNALSLPGIVVDDTTLVRSYPGGPIFSHILGYVGPITEEEYNSELTTSGSRIYEPDDRVGRGGIEQALEETLRGEKGARWVQIDANGVIRYELLDQRKEPRGGLSARLTVIRDLQVATEAALRDGIAQANVDARENKLDEVGAGIAIAMNPQTGEILSMVSLPTFDNQKFVDGISDKDYQAYLDDPFEPLLDRTISGQFPPGSTFKPMMAAAGLHDGAKRPDGLRPETKFRCLGRIRVPWTWDETQGNDYPCWELEIGHGEVDVLSGIAHSCDVYFYNVGAPDSIADNGVRVHYYIPNDPEQHFFMGMGVDKMYSYMTKAFGYGRASGIELAGEADGIVPNPKWLFQTLDQNWSIGDTINMSIGQGHLLCTPLQLVNSTAAIASGGKLYRPRLIRDLVREDGSVYRSFEPDLINDMSVDKGDEETWIAAEHLATVREGMRMTVTEGTGLGKIDVPGVNIAAKSGTAEYGIAVDGKYTQGHAWFTAFGPYENPEICIAVMVAGGGAGSVYAGPVANAMLNAYFGNQAIRDAAQS; encoded by the coding sequence ATGTTTAAGAAGCGAAAGCGCATGGAGTTCGCCCGTCCGGGTGAGCGCCGTCGTCACGAAGAACACGATAGTGCCGATAACCAGATCTCGCGTCGCGTGCTGCTGGCCCGTGGTGCGATCGGAGTCGGCTTCGCCGCGCTGGGCGGCAAGCTCTGGCAGATGCAGATTGCCGAGGGCAACGAGTTCCGCCGCATCGCGCGCGAGAACGTCGTCGAGTTTCAACGCCTGAAGGCACCGCGAGGCCGCATTCTCGACCGGGCTGGGAAGCCGCTGGCCGAGAACCGCCGCTCCTGGAATGTCGAGGTCGTCCAGAGCCGCCTGCCGGAGGACAAAGCGCAACGGCAGCAGATCCTCGACTCCGTCGCGCAGCGGCTAGCGCTCGGGAAGGCGCTGGTCATCGACCGCGCGCTCGTGCCAGTCGGCTCGGAGGCTGCCGTCGTCAATGCCGTCTCCAAGCGGCTGGAGGTCGATAGCGCCGCGCTGATCGCCAAGCTGACCCGCACCGAAGATGCGATGCTGATGCTGCGCGAAAATCTCTCTGACCAGGACGCTGACGGCTACACACAGAGCATGATGGATATCCCGGGTGTCCGCGTTGTGCAGACCATTGATTTCCTGCTGGCCAACCACCCGCTGGAGGATCTGCCGCTCGCGATCAAGAAGGATGTCGAGCAGGAGGTCGCGCTGGAGCTGGCCTCGAACGCACTCTCGCTCCCCGGCATCGTCGTCGATGACACGACGCTGGTGCGCTCCTATCCGGGTGGACCGATCTTTTCGCACATCCTCGGGTATGTTGGGCCGATCACCGAGGAGGAGTACAACAGCGAGCTGACGACCAGCGGCAGCCGCATCTATGAGCCGGACGATCGCGTGGGACGCGGCGGCATCGAGCAGGCACTCGAGGAAACGTTGCGCGGTGAAAAGGGTGCGCGCTGGGTGCAGATCGACGCCAACGGCGTCATCCGCTACGAGCTGCTCGATCAGCGCAAGGAGCCGCGCGGCGGACTCAGCGCCCGACTCACCGTCATCCGCGACCTGCAAGTCGCCACCGAAGCCGCGTTGCGCGATGGCATCGCGCAGGCGAACGTCGATGCCAGGGAGAACAAGCTCGATGAGGTCGGAGCCGGTATCGCAATCGCGATGAACCCGCAGACCGGTGAGATCCTGTCGATGGTCTCGCTGCCAACGTTCGACAACCAGAAGTTCGTCGACGGCATCTCGGACAAGGACTATCAGGCGTACCTGGATGATCCGTTCGAGCCGCTGCTCGACCGCACGATCTCCGGTCAGTTCCCGCCCGGCTCGACATTCAAGCCGATGATGGCTGCTGCCGGACTGCACGATGGCGCGAAGCGCCCGGACGGTCTACGGCCCGAGACGAAGTTCCGCTGCCTCGGACGCATCCGCGTGCCGTGGACGTGGGACGAGACGCAGGGCAACGACTATCCCTGCTGGGAGCTCGAGATTGGCCACGGTGAGGTCGATGTGCTCTCAGGCATCGCCCACTCCTGCGACGTCTACTTCTACAACGTCGGCGCGCCGGACTCGATCGCCGACAACGGCGTGCGAGTGCATTACTACATCCCGAACGACCCGGAACAGCACTTCTTCATGGGGATGGGCGTCGACAAGATGTACTCCTACATGACGAAGGCGTTCGGCTACGGCAGAGCGAGCGGCATCGAGCTGGCCGGTGAGGCGGACGGCATTGTGCCGAACCCCAAGTGGCTCTTCCAGACGCTCGATCAGAACTGGTCGATCGGTGACACGATCAACATGTCGATCGGTCAGGGCCACCTGCTCTGTACGCCACTCCAGCTGGTCAACAGCACGGCGGCGATCGCATCCGGCGGCAAGCTCTACCGGCCACGCCTGATCCGCGACCTCGTTCGTGAGGACGGCTCGGTCTACCGTTCATTCGAGCCGGACCTGATCAACGACATGAGCGTTGACAAGGGCGACGAGGAGACGTGGATCGCTGCCGAGCACCTCGCGACGGTGCGAGAGGGCATGCGGATGACAGTCACTGAGGGCACCGGCCTGGGGAAGATCGATGTCCCGGGAGTGAACATCGCGGCCAAGAGCGGTACCGCCGAGTACGGCATCGCCGTCGATGGCAAGTACACGCAGGGCCATGCCTGGTTCACCGCGTTCGGCCCGTACGAGAACCCCGAGATCTGCATCGCCGTCATGGTCGCCGGTGGTGGCGCAGGTTCGGTCTATGCCGGCCCGGTGGCGAACGCGATGTTGAACGCCTACTTCGGAAACCAGGCGATTCGCGATGCGGCGCAGAGCTGA
- the mreD gene encoding rod shape-determining protein MreD has translation MARASFALLLALTALLQATFFPALGMLTILPNIALILLLMWSASRGIAEGAVWALGLGLWLDFLTLDPLGTHSLSLLVVAAIGGYAGQRLFRSGVVLPIVVVVLTTFASGLIAALVARFGGDAVSSVATMRPIIATAFLNAVLVSVGWFVLLVIDRWIPRHV, from the coding sequence ATGGCCAGAGCGTCCTTCGCCCTCCTCCTGGCGCTGACGGCGTTGCTTCAGGCAACGTTCTTTCCGGCGCTCGGCATGCTCACGATCCTGCCCAACATCGCGCTGATCCTGCTCCTGATGTGGAGTGCCTCACGCGGCATCGCTGAGGGCGCAGTCTGGGCGCTTGGGCTGGGGCTGTGGCTCGATTTCCTGACGCTGGACCCGCTCGGGACGCACAGCCTGTCGTTACTGGTCGTCGCAGCGATCGGCGGATATGCAGGCCAGCGCCTGTTCCGCTCCGGCGTCGTGCTGCCGATCGTCGTCGTCGTGCTGACCACATTCGCCAGCGGACTGATTGCTGCTCTTGTGGCACGCTTCGGTGGGGATGCCGTGAGCTCGGTCGCCACGATGCGCCCGATTATCGCAACTGCCTTCCTCAACGCCGTGCTGGTATCGGTCGGCTGGTTCGTTCTACTCGTCATAGATCGCTGGATACCGCGCCATGTTTAA